One segment of Brassica napus cultivar Da-Ae chromosome C3, Da-Ae, whole genome shotgun sequence DNA contains the following:
- the LOC106385707 gene encoding arabinogalactan protein 23, whose translation MEMKTIACGVLFAAASMTTVMATDVGAPAPGPAASGASVAVPALGSLVGASLVSLFTYYLN comes from the coding sequence ATGGAGATGAAGACGATTGCCTGTGGAGTTCTTTTCGCTGCTGCTTCTATGACCACCGTCATGGCCACAGATGTTGGAGCTCCGGCACCAGGACCCGCCGCAAGTGGAGCCTCCGTAGCCGTACCGGCTCTTGGCTCTTTGGTTGGAGCTTCCCTTGTGTCTCTCTTCACCTACTACTTAAACTAA